The Juglans microcarpa x Juglans regia isolate MS1-56 chromosome 2D, Jm3101_v1.0, whole genome shotgun sequence DNA window aagaaacttgaagaagaagCCAACTGTAGCATCTTTCCCGcatttcttgttgttgttcttcttttttttttttttttaattaacgtGGCATAGTTGCCACGTCAAGCCGACTGCCCACCATTTGCAAGGGCCAACTGCCCCTAGAAGAATTGTTACATCCCAAGGGgaggttgggggcgtcacagtTTTTATACGAAGTTTTTGGATAGGGACATCCAGTACCCTGCCTTAGGGGGCTCATGTCACCTCGACTGTTGTTTGGTCAGAATCATTTAATgcagcatgactcttcatgatgtagtgtcattaatgcggcgtggagTCCGAAGAGCggtgccattaatgtggcatggctcTCTGACTAGACTTTAGCCTGCGAGTGATCATTGTCGAGTCTCTCCATACCATATGTTAGGAGATTGAGGGTCCTCCGCATCTCTCGTCCATCTACTTGTACAGGTTCTCGAGGGCTAGGAGTTATTGGGGTGTGTCAAGGCGGCGATTCCCATCTGTCCCTATTGCTCGTCTTTCCTGCATGAAATTGCTTCACTGATTGGTTTTGCTTACGGGTTGAGTGCCCCGTTGAGGCCCAGTGACTTCTCTTAGAGGAGGGTAATTGGTCTGGGTTGAGCTCTCCTCCCCCCTTTCCCCAAGGTCCCTCATGGGGCTTGTTACTCTGGCCTACAGGAGGGTAAATCCCCTTACATGATCCTTTGTCCCGAAAGATCTATATTCTTTTGGGACAGCCGACAGATGCCGTTCATTATACTAAACGTGATGGATGCTTTTGGTCGATTGCCAACCAAGGTAGTAAGCTGACTTCTTTTTCTGTGTGAGGAGTTGTGGTAATAAGCtagcttctttttattttttttcttcaaaaagattTCACGTTAAACAGGTGTACCATACATAAAATTCGAACAAATAGTTTaagcatatattataaaaatatgttagaaatcataataaatatttatattattatcagGAATTTGATACGATCTAATATTTATACGAATCTCTTGTCTTGTTATGAGACACGTGTCCCATATGAGAACAGAACCCAAGTATCTCTAAAGTCATATATGGTATGCTTCATGTATCTATCTTTTAAGTGACTGTGAACTCCAGTTAAGCAAATCAGAATTTATAATCAACaataattttgaagaaaaacacATTATAGAGTATATGTataagaaaatatcaaaaagtACTCTTCAATGGAGGTGATCGATCGAATGTCTCATTTTCTTTGGGGTCTCTAATGCTAATAATTGAAACAGCAATCCATCTCTTTTAATACTCATGATAAGCTTTTGAAATAAACTTAGATACCACGATTCACCATCTCCATGAAGCGCTGATCCGATTCAAGCCTCTGTAACCTCATCTCAGCATTGAACTTCTTGATGAACGCTTCCGCTCGGCTGTTCAACTCCTCCTGACTCATTGATTTCTTCCTCATCATCACCAATGATACTCTGTCGTTGAATGTGTCCGACTTCTTCATCTCCCGCCGAGCCCAGCCCACTGGATCATCCTCATCATCTCCATGGACTGCAATATCACCATCATTCAGAATCGCTCCAAACCTCTCAAGCCGAGGCGGCAAATCCCACGTCTCGCTTTTCTTGAGCTGCCGCTTCAATGGCTTCCCTTGCGCCTCCATGATCGCATTCCAAGTCGCGTCCAAGGTGCTCTCATCGTCGTCTCCATCCTTCCTGCCGGCTTCCGTCAAGCAAGAGTTTTCGGAAGATGATTCTGGTGAAGGGTCGGACGACACGAAATGTTCAACTCGTTCCTTCTCGTGCTCTAATTGCACGATTTCGTCCCAGATGATGTCATGGAAATCATCATGAATGCTGTTTGTTGTGGGTACGGCGTCTGAGGTTAAGTCTTTGAAACTAGAAGTCTGATcttggggttggggttgggatTTGTGGGTGGTGGGCTTAGCAATTGTGGGTAAAGAGAAAGGAGGGTGGTTTTGGTGTTGGAAGGCAGAGGAGGTGgcgatggtgatgatgatgaagttgACAATGATGTAGATGTAAGGGGGAGAGAGCCAACTTCTGAGGGAGATCCAGAGGCGTGGTAGAGTGGATAGGGACAAGTCTATTGTGTATGGAATTATTgccactttgaaaaaaatataagtggATATAATTCCTATGGCTAATAGTAAGAGCTTTGCTGCCCAGATTGCAGTATCAAATCTGGTTGTTCTGAACGAAGAGCTCTCAAACGGATTGGCCATGtggtaattttattgattgtacgaagaagatcaagaagaagaaagaaagaagagacaCCAATATAATATTAGCACACTGCTCAGCTCAAAAACAATGAGAATTACTGCCTTTTAAAAGGAGAACCACCGGTATCCAGACTCTTGACAACCATGCTTGCATTTACTATTTCAAAAAGAGGGAGGAGGGAAGAGGGGAAATCTCTGACTTATACCTGAAGGGATTCTCTGCAGGTTCATCAAAATCTTGAGCAGAGGTAGTAGTAATAGGGACAAGTACGAAGTGAATGCTAGCAAAGGACGTAAAAGGAAGATATAACAAACTTTGGAGAGGGACTCTGCATCTCCAATTCTCAACGTTACACaggattgagagagagacagagagagagagagagagagagagagcttaagGAGTTCTTGCTGGTTCAATCAATTCACTAAATAAAGAGGCTTTTATGCAAGAGAGATGCTTCAGTCAATGAAATCTTCACCTGTAGGATGTTTAATgtagttttaattttacttacacttttacttataaaattattttcttttgaattttaaattttaatctttaaatttaataattttcagtatatcaataactaatatgtgagaattaaattttttataaattttttttaattacatttaacattttcctattCTACAAAGCCGTCCCACCTATAAGAACtcgtttttaaaaataaaaacaaaaacgaaattCTCAGTTTTCTCTCTTAGTGGGTCATAGACAAGTCCAACCGAAGCGGCATTGGTTAGATTTAGAAGAAAGCTTTTAGTTTAAGCAAATCTAATCCGCATTAACGGCGCTGTCCGtcacataaaaatatgattgattGAATTATCTCATCCGAGGGTTTGTTATATTAATGCTTTTCTAGAAACcacttaacataattaataccTTTACCGAAGCACTGGTCCTCCAAAAACCGCGAGTGAAGCCAAACAGTACACATTTCACGTTGGACCGCAGTTGTTGGTGCTGGTCTTTGTTTAGTTTGCCTAGTTCCTTTATATAATACACATCAGCCAGCCATAAATTGTACCCTCTACAGAAACTATATTGTCCATCTATAGTATTAATGTTGTATTTTGTATGCCTTTAGGATAGGTTCCAACAACTCATATTTAAAGCTGGACTTgcaaaaacgaaaaagaaagaagttgGGAGAGGGCAGAGAGTCTCTGATGCTAAAATCAATAgagtattttgaaagtttgtaaataaagagagagtcTAAAGAGTTTTTCATACTTAgaaattgctatttatacctAGAGTCTGGAGGGACAGATCGTGCTTGCCCAAGTAAAGCCCATGTCCATTTTACTATACTttttgtcagagtcctttaaaTTCGGCATGCCTCTGCGACGacgccattaatgtggcgtgttgctctggtagtggtgccattaatacGGTGTGGTTCCCCTAATTTACTTTACTTTGCCAGTGTCTTCAGTGGTCCGTTGATGTTCTCTTGTCAGAAGATCAAAAGTTCTGTCTTTTTCGTTCTATCTTGTACGAATCCCCATGAACGGGATGCGGCTG harbors:
- the LOC121248101 gene encoding uncharacterized protein LOC121248101, whose product is MANPFESSSFRTTRFDTAIWAAKLLLLAIGIISTYIFFKVAIIPYTIDLSLSTLPRLWISLRSWLSPPYIYIIVNFIIITIATSSAFQHQNHPPFSLPTIAKPTTHKSQPQPQDQTSSFKDLTSDAVPTTNSIHDDFHDIIWDEIVQLEHEKERVEHFVSSDPSPESSSENSCLTEAGRKDGDDDESTLDATWNAIMEAQGKPLKRQLKKSETWDLPPRLERFGAILNDGDIAVHGDDEDDPVGWARREMKKSDTFNDRVSLVMMRKKSMSQEELNSRAEAFIKKFNAEMRLQRLESDQRFMEMVNRGI